Proteins from a genomic interval of Desulfovibrio piger:
- a CDS encoding branched-chain amino acid ABC transporter permease, whose protein sequence is MTLDMFLQHCFNALTLGSLYALIAIGYTMVYGILRLINFAHGDILMVGAYFVFFGTFAYGWPWGVAAIIAILGASVLGVVVERVAYRPLRDAPRISALISAIAVSFFIESLAVVVFTGQPRPVLQPDWLLSVWQFGDVRILKLTAFVPVMTIVLVALLLYIVHHTKPGLAMRAISKDIETTRLLGVRVDNIIAFTFFIGSALAAASGIMWALRYPQVHPYMGIMPGLKAFIAAVFGGIGSIPGAVIGGVALGFVEIMTVAFMPELSGFRDAFAFILLVLVLVFKPTGLLGERMEEKI, encoded by the coding sequence ATGACCCTTGACATGTTTTTGCAGCACTGTTTCAACGCCTTGACGCTAGGCTCGCTCTACGCGCTGATCGCCATTGGCTATACCATGGTCTACGGCATTCTGCGCCTGATCAACTTTGCCCACGGCGATATCTTGATGGTCGGGGCTTACTTCGTCTTTTTCGGTACTTTCGCCTATGGCTGGCCCTGGGGTGTGGCCGCCATCATCGCCATCCTCGGCGCCAGCGTGCTGGGTGTGGTGGTGGAACGCGTGGCCTACCGGCCCTTGCGTGACGCGCCCAGAATTTCGGCGCTCATCAGCGCCATCGCCGTTTCCTTCTTCATCGAAAGTCTGGCCGTGGTGGTCTTCACCGGCCAGCCCCGGCCCGTGCTGCAGCCCGACTGGCTGCTCTCGGTCTGGCAGTTCGGTGATGTGCGCATCCTCAAACTCACGGCCTTCGTGCCGGTCATGACCATCGTGCTGGTGGCGCTCCTGCTCTACATCGTGCACCACACCAAGCCCGGCCTGGCCATGCGCGCCATCTCCAAGGATATCGAGACCACGCGTCTTCTGGGGGTGCGGGTGGACAACATCATCGCCTTCACCTTCTTCATCGGTTCCGCCCTGGCTGCCGCGTCGGGCATCATGTGGGCCCTGCGCTATCCGCAGGTGCACCCCTACATGGGCATCATGCCCGGCCTCAAGGCCTTCATCGCGGCCGTGTTCGGCGGCATCGGCTCCATCCCCGGCGCCGTTATCGGTGGCGTGGCCCTGGGCTTTGTGGAAATCATGACCGTGGCCTTCATGCCGGAGCTTTCGGGCTTCCGTGATGCCTTCGCCTTCATCCTGCTGGTGCTGGTGCTTGTGTTCAAGCCCACGGGCCTGCTGGGCGAGCGCATGGAGGAGAAGATCTAA
- a CDS encoding ABC transporter substrate-binding protein, which yields MKLGKFVGLALMALTLGLAGQSLAAESIKIGVYLPLTGQNAFGGQLELEGVQLALKDMPEVLGRPIELVVVDNKSDKVEAANAVKRLVERDKVVALIGTYGSSLAMAGAEVAEKAKVPGVGTSCTSPLVTQGKKYYFRACFIDPYQGAAAATYAYENLGLRKAAVLMDMTNDYAVGLSSFFTRSFKKLGGEVVANLKYSSGDQDFTAQLTDLIAKKPEIVFMPAYFAEGAIIMKQARELGATFRLMGADAMDNPDTVKLAGKAAEGFLHTTFPYDAKMPNMSAEAKKFTEAWNKAYPEKETNVNGALGYNCLFLIVDAIKRANSAEPAAITKALAATKNLVTPLGTLTINASHDAEMPVGIIEYKDGKRVYLTEVTPK from the coding sequence ATGAAACTGGGCAAATTCGTTGGCTTGGCGCTGATGGCTCTGACCCTGGGGCTGGCCGGCCAGTCCCTGGCTGCTGAATCCATCAAGATCGGCGTGTACCTGCCCCTGACCGGTCAGAATGCCTTTGGCGGCCAGCTCGAGCTGGAAGGTGTGCAGCTGGCTCTGAAGGACATGCCTGAAGTGCTGGGCCGCCCCATTGAACTGGTTGTGGTGGACAACAAGTCCGACAAGGTGGAAGCCGCCAACGCCGTCAAGCGCCTGGTGGAACGCGACAAGGTCGTGGCCCTGATCGGTACCTACGGTTCCTCTCTGGCCATGGCCGGTGCTGAAGTGGCCGAAAAGGCCAAGGTGCCCGGCGTGGGTACCTCCTGCACCAGCCCTCTGGTGACCCAGGGCAAGAAGTACTACTTCCGCGCCTGCTTCATCGACCCCTATCAGGGTGCCGCTGCCGCCACCTATGCCTATGAGAACCTGGGCCTGCGCAAGGCCGCCGTGCTCATGGACATGACCAACGACTACGCCGTGGGTCTGTCCAGCTTCTTCACCCGCTCCTTCAAGAAGCTGGGTGGCGAAGTGGTGGCCAACCTCAAGTACAGCTCCGGTGACCAGGACTTCACTGCCCAGCTCACCGACCTGATCGCCAAAAAGCCCGAGATCGTCTTCATGCCCGCCTACTTCGCTGAAGGCGCCATCATCATGAAGCAGGCCCGCGAACTGGGCGCCACCTTCCGCCTGATGGGCGCCGACGCCATGGACAACCCCGACACCGTGAAGCTGGCCGGCAAGGCTGCGGAAGGCTTCCTGCACACCACCTTCCCCTACGATGCCAAAATGCCCAACATGAGCGCCGAAGCCAAAAAGTTCACCGAAGCCTGGAACAAGGCCTATCCTGAAAAGGAAACCAACGTGAACGGCGCCCTGGGTTACAACTGTCTGTTCCTGATCGTTGACGCCATCAAGCGCGCCAACTCCGCCGAACCCGCCGCCATCACCAAGGCCCTGGCCGCGACCAAGAACCTGGTGACCCCGCTGGGTACCCTGACCATCAATGCCAGCCACGACGCCGAAATGCCCGTGGGTATCATTGAGTACAAGGACGGCAAGCGCGTTTATCTGACCGAAGTCACTCCCAAGTAA
- the dsdC gene encoding DNA-binding transcriptional regulator DsdC: MTLPDSKNRQRSRSIARVLNDDASLINIKTFAIAARYMSFKAAARHLGLTSGAVSHRIARLEKELGFPLFNRLTRAVSLTPEGERLRDVYLNAFQKIYEEITQLLQDDFSSLTIYAAPSLALAWLIPQLSDFQQRYPSMQLHVRTGNAPIDFHGDSTVDVALYYAESHVSGLTSRKFMDEATLPVCSPEYAQKHDLIGHPENLPACTLLHDSAAWHYAATTAEWQEWADRNHVDISNCLNFVTFDHTYGASVAASHGLGVALGRCSLIAPLLAEQKLVTPFPDLPPTTAFRSYYAAWPRHTNPSPKLQGFLDWLEEKGQQSNAALARLMHA; encoded by the coding sequence GTGACGCTTCCCGACAGCAAAAACCGTCAGCGTTCCCGCAGCATCGCCCGCGTCCTCAACGATGACGCCAGCCTCATCAACATCAAGACCTTCGCCATCGCGGCCCGTTACATGAGCTTCAAGGCCGCGGCCCGGCATCTTGGCCTGACCTCCGGCGCTGTCAGCCACCGTATCGCCCGCCTGGAAAAGGAGCTGGGCTTCCCGCTGTTCAACCGCCTGACCCGCGCCGTCTCCCTGACACCGGAGGGCGAGCGCCTGCGCGACGTCTACCTCAATGCTTTCCAGAAGATCTATGAGGAGATCACCCAGCTGCTGCAGGACGACTTCAGCTCCCTGACCATCTATGCCGCCCCCAGCCTGGCCCTGGCCTGGCTCATCCCCCAGCTGAGCGACTTCCAGCAGCGCTACCCCTCCATGCAGCTGCATGTACGTACCGGCAACGCTCCCATAGATTTCCACGGGGACTCCACGGTGGACGTGGCCCTGTATTATGCCGAGAGCCACGTCAGCGGCCTGACCTCGCGCAAGTTCATGGACGAGGCCACCCTGCCCGTCTGCTCCCCCGAGTACGCGCAAAAGCACGACCTGATAGGCCATCCCGAGAACCTGCCCGCCTGCACCCTGCTCCATGACTCCGCCGCCTGGCATTATGCCGCCACCACGGCCGAATGGCAGGAATGGGCCGACAGGAACCATGTGGACATCTCCAACTGCCTGAACTTCGTCACCTTCGACCATACCTACGGGGCTTCCGTGGCCGCCAGCCACGGCCTGGGTGTGGCTCTGGGGCGCTGCAGCCTCATCGCTCCCCTGCTGGCGGAACAAAAACTGGTCACCCCCTTCCCCGACCTGCCGCCCACCACGGCGTTCCGCTCCTACTACGCCGCCTGGCCCCGTCATACCAATCCTTCCCCCAAGCTCCAGGGCTTCCTGGACTGGCTGGAAGAAAAAGGCCAGCAGAGCAATGCGGCTCTTGCCCGCCTGATGCACGCCTAG
- a CDS encoding YcaO-like family protein, protein MPVIPEGIAYAYTHETTQATTGYFSCQPPASLTLPQALARLEATPFDDFLRQHCLRQLSRRSPEEIKNLADELYDRETDSFRRMGLAGLLLECSLLVPELAHCCDGFPEDALQRLTLSSSLIYLRAASRKDFGLMQAWSAHFADNIARHHMLPHWEELELELPYSEEELEVCREGLRARAGMLEREHARMQAEDLPRLERRPAQETYEQAVNALLENDVLAGQEMRHQASLSPIALLRSWKVDLAVDCGRMRHSLRGEATAYGRGLSLAAARASYAMEIVERASSYVSVARTGEHTFEVTNRRRPMPLVHASCAKLRSQGKDFLPLSSLPLETPFEDYVPLYWLEARDPEGKTVLVPAQAVFLFCNLDEQSLFLAGGSTGLASGNTEAEARLAALTEIVERDAEATTPFSREGCFVLKSRDERLQALLDDYAARGIQIQFQDITTELGVPVYRCFVMSRRGEVAQATGANLCGSRAALAALTEVPWPYPYGEPTGPALGGLPVRWLEDLPDYSLPSAEASCKLLEKTLCAQGRTPLYVDISRKDLDMPVVRALVPGLELTADFDRFSRPSLRLLARYTARWQK, encoded by the coding sequence ATGCCCGTGATCCCCGAAGGCATCGCCTATGCCTATACCCACGAGACGACCCAGGCCACGACCGGCTATTTTTCCTGCCAGCCGCCCGCATCCCTGACCCTGCCCCAGGCGCTGGCCCGTCTGGAGGCCACGCCCTTCGATGATTTTTTGCGCCAGCATTGCCTGCGCCAGCTGAGCCGCCGTTCGCCGGAGGAGATCAAAAATCTGGCCGATGAACTGTACGACCGCGAGACGGACAGTTTCCGGCGCATGGGGCTTGCCGGCCTGCTGCTGGAGTGCTCGCTGCTGGTGCCCGAGCTGGCCCATTGCTGCGATGGCTTCCCCGAAGATGCCCTGCAGCGGCTGACGCTGTCCTCCTCCCTGATCTATCTGCGCGCTGCCAGCCGGAAGGACTTTGGCCTCATGCAGGCCTGGAGCGCCCATTTTGCCGACAACATCGCCCGGCACCACATGCTGCCGCACTGGGAAGAACTGGAGCTGGAACTGCCCTACAGTGAAGAAGAGCTGGAGGTCTGCCGCGAAGGCCTGCGGGCCCGGGCCGGGATGCTGGAGCGGGAACACGCCCGCATGCAGGCGGAAGACCTGCCGCGCCTTGAGCGCCGTCCGGCACAGGAGACCTACGAGCAGGCCGTCAATGCTTTGCTGGAGAACGACGTTCTGGCCGGGCAGGAGATGCGTCATCAGGCTTCGCTGTCTCCCATCGCGCTGCTGCGCTCCTGGAAGGTGGATCTGGCCGTGGATTGCGGCCGTATGCGTCACAGCCTGCGCGGCGAGGCCACGGCCTACGGGCGCGGTCTTTCCCTGGCTGCGGCCCGGGCCTCCTACGCCATGGAGATCGTGGAACGGGCCAGCAGCTATGTGAGCGTGGCCCGTACCGGCGAGCACACCTTCGAGGTGACGAACCGCCGCCGGCCCATGCCGCTGGTCCATGCTTCCTGCGCCAAGCTGCGGTCCCAGGGCAAGGATTTCCTGCCCCTGTCCTCCCTGCCGCTGGAAACGCCTTTCGAGGACTATGTGCCCCTGTACTGGCTGGAGGCCCGCGATCCTGAGGGCAAGACCGTGCTGGTGCCCGCGCAGGCGGTCTTTCTGTTCTGCAATCTGGACGAGCAGTCCCTGTTCCTGGCCGGTGGCTCCACGGGCCTGGCCTCCGGCAATACCGAGGCCGAAGCCCGGCTGGCGGCGCTCACGGAGATCGTGGAGCGTGACGCCGAGGCCACCACGCCCTTCAGCCGTGAGGGCTGCTTCGTGCTCAAGAGCCGCGACGAACGTTTGCAGGCCCTGCTGGACGATTACGCGGCCCGCGGCATCCAGATCCAGTTCCAGGACATCACCACGGAGCTGGGCGTGCCGGTCTACCGCTGCTTCGTCATGAGCCGTCGCGGCGAGGTGGCACAGGCCACGGGCGCCAACCTGTGCGGCAGCCGGGCCGCGCTGGCGGCCCTGACCGAAGTGCCCTGGCCCTATCCGTATGGCGAACCGACGGGGCCCGCTCTGGGCGGCCTGCCGGTGCGCTGGCTGGAAGATCTGCCCGACTACAGTCTGCCGTCGGCCGAAGCTTCCTGCAAGCTGCTGGAAAAGACGCTGTGCGCCCAGGGCCGTACGCCCCTGTATGTGGACATCTCCCGCAAGGATCTGGACATGCCTGTGGTGCGTGCCCTGGTCCCCGGTCTGGAGCTCACCGCCGACTTCGACCGCTTCTCCCGCCCCTCGCTGCGCCTTCTGGCCCGTTACACGGCCCGCTGGCAGAAGTAG